The Flaviramulus sp. BrNp1-15 genome has a window encoding:
- the lspA gene encoding signal peptidase II: protein MKLSKRSIFIALVIILTIATDQISKVIVRANIDLRTEINPGERIPLIGEAFIMMNVENEGAFLGMGSELNETLRVILLLILPILVLGFVLRHILKDKSLDNWSLFAFSSIIGGGIANVFDRIAFGKVTDFLFIDLGGVFKTGIFNLADLSVTTGMIILVITSLKKKKVAN from the coding sequence ATGAAATTATCCAAACGCTCTATTTTTATTGCTCTAGTTATTATCTTAACTATTGCTACAGATCAAATTTCTAAAGTAATTGTTAGAGCTAATATTGACTTAAGAACCGAAATTAACCCAGGAGAACGTATCCCATTAATTGGTGAAGCTTTCATTATGATGAATGTTGAGAATGAAGGTGCTTTTCTTGGAATGGGTAGCGAATTAAATGAAACGCTTAGAGTTATATTATTACTTATATTACCAATACTAGTTTTAGGCTTTGTTTTACGGCATATTTTAAAAGATAAATCTTTAGATAACTGGTCTCTATTTGCTTTTTCTAGTATTATAGGAGGTGGTATTGCTAATGTTTTTGATAGAATAGCCTTTGGAAAAGTTACCGATTTCTTATTTATTGATCTAGGAGGAGTTTTTAAAACTGGTATTTTTAATTTGGCAGATTTATCGGTTACCACCGGAATGATTATTTTGGTAATAACAAGTCTAAAAAAGAAAAAGGTTGCTAATTAG
- a CDS encoding NAD(P)/FAD-dependent oxidoreductase, with amino-acid sequence MVKEIQLRITLKEEQISDILVIKSALKLDISKDDITGIKILRKSIDARKPKIVFNYKVAVFINEPLPETSEYQFDYKDVSKAKPIHIIGFGPAGMYAALRCIELGFKPIVLERGKNVQDRRRDLKAINQDHFVNEDSNYCFGEGGAGTYSDGKLYTRSLKRGDVRRIFENLVFHGATEQILIDAHPHIGTNKLPKVVQNIRETILKFGGEIHFETRVTDFIIKENKIKSIQLNDNEEIAVEKVILATGHSARDIFYLLYNKQIALEAKSFAMGVRVEHPQHIIDSIQYHCTGERDELLPAASYSLVQQVNGRGVYSFCMCPGGFIVPAATANGEVVVNGMSPSKRNNLYANSGIVVEIDVNKDLPKYEKFGVLKGLEYQKNLEKLAFTSGGRSQVAPAQRLTDFVEGKLSNDLNSTSYQPGLNSAPLHSLLPKLIGSRLRKGFQAFGQKMKGYYTEEANIVGVESRTSSPVSIPRTDTLEHPQISNLYPCGEGGGYAGGIVSAAMDGERCAEAATNNL; translated from the coding sequence ATGGTAAAAGAGATACAACTTCGTATTACACTCAAAGAAGAGCAAATTAGCGATATTCTAGTTATAAAATCTGCCCTAAAATTAGATATTAGTAAAGACGATATTACAGGTATAAAAATCCTTAGAAAATCTATTGATGCCCGAAAACCAAAAATTGTTTTTAATTATAAAGTAGCAGTTTTTATAAATGAACCGCTTCCTGAAACTTCTGAATACCAGTTTGACTATAAAGATGTTTCTAAAGCTAAACCCATTCATATTATAGGTTTTGGTCCTGCAGGTATGTATGCTGCTTTACGTTGTATAGAATTGGGTTTTAAACCTATTGTTTTAGAACGTGGTAAAAATGTTCAAGATAGACGTAGAGATTTAAAAGCTATAAATCAAGACCATTTTGTAAACGAAGATTCTAATTATTGCTTTGGTGAGGGAGGAGCCGGAACTTACAGCGATGGAAAATTATATACCAGAAGTTTAAAACGTGGTGATGTACGTCGCATTTTTGAAAACCTTGTTTTTCATGGTGCTACAGAGCAAATTTTAATTGATGCTCATCCACATATTGGCACAAACAAACTACCTAAAGTGGTTCAAAATATTCGAGAAACCATTTTAAAATTTGGTGGAGAAATTCATTTTGAAACTCGAGTTACAGACTTCATTATAAAAGAAAATAAAATCAAGTCTATCCAACTTAATGATAATGAAGAGATAGCTGTAGAAAAAGTAATTTTAGCAACAGGGCATTCTGCCAGAGATATTTTTTACCTACTTTACAATAAACAAATTGCTTTAGAAGCAAAATCGTTTGCAATGGGTGTTCGTGTGGAGCATCCACAACATATTATTGATTCTATTCAATATCATTGCACAGGAGAGCGTGATGAATTACTTCCGGCAGCTTCATATAGTTTAGTCCAACAAGTAAACGGGCGTGGTGTCTACTCATTCTGTATGTGTCCTGGTGGTTTTATAGTTCCGGCGGCAACTGCAAATGGAGAAGTTGTAGTTAATGGTATGTCGCCTTCAAAACGAAATAATTTATACGCAAATTCAGGTATTGTTGTAGAAATTGATGTGAATAAAGATTTACCCAAATATGAAAAATTTGGAGTTTTAAAAGGATTAGAATACCAAAAAAATTTAGAAAAACTTGCTTTTACCTCTGGTGGAAGAAGTCAAGTTGCCCCTGCTCAACGTTTAACAGATTTTGTTGAAGGTAAACTATCAAACGATTTGAATTCTACATCTTATCAACCTGGATTAAATTCCGCACCTTTACATTCGCTTTTACCAAAATTAATTGGAAGTAGATTACGCAAAGGTTTTCAAGCATTTGGACAAAAAATGAAAGGTTATTACACTGAAGAAGCCAATATAGTTGGTGTAGAATCCAGAACCTCATCGCCAGTTTCTATCCCTAGAACTGATACCTTGGAGCACCCTCAAATTTCAAATTTATACCCTTGTGGAGAAGGTGGTGGTTATGCCGGAGGAATTGTATCGGCAGCTATGGATGGCGAACGATGTGCAGAAGCTGCAACTAATAACTTATAG
- a CDS encoding isoamylase early set domain-containing protein: MSIKKQYLKTKPVCKVTFSLPAEDAKKVSVVGSFNEWNAKKAPLKKLKNGTFKGTFDLETGSTYEFKYLIDETVYVNDEAADAYAWNDFAGAENSVINL; the protein is encoded by the coding sequence ATGTCTATTAAAAAGCAATATTTAAAAACAAAACCAGTATGTAAAGTAACTTTTTCTTTACCTGCTGAAGACGCAAAAAAAGTATCTGTAGTTGGTTCTTTTAACGAATGGAATGCAAAAAAAGCGCCTCTTAAAAAATTAAAGAACGGAACTTTTAAAGGAACTTTTGATTTAGAAACAGGAAGTACTTATGAGTTTAAGTATTTAATAGATGAAACAGTTTATGTTAATGATGAAGCTGCTGATGCTTATGCTTGGAATGATTTTGCTGGAGCAGAAAATAGCGTTATAAACTTATAA
- a CDS encoding NupC/NupG family nucleoside CNT transporter gives MRKLLLPCIAIFFLFTSTIIAQDLDSTTKLDTIENTLVVETEMVKSINEDHSNPPTEDISKSEIENTTNSKIIPSQGFSINSLWRGILGMISLVFIAFLFSSNRKAINWKIVGIGLAFQLLIAIGVLKVEFVKTIFEFIGGLFVQVLEFTRAGSKFLFEGLVVDMDTFGFIFAFQVLPTIIFFSALTSVLFYLGIIQKVVKAMAWLLSKALKISGAESLSVAGNIFLGQTEAPLLIKAYLEKMNKSEMLLVMIGGMATVAGAVLAAYIGFLGGDDPALRLFYAKHLLAASVMAAPGAIVISKILYPQTEDVNTDVTVSQEKIGSNFLDAIANGTTEGLKLAVNVGAMLLVFVAFIAMFNGILGWVGNITTINDWVVSKTPYESLSLELILGYAFAPLMWLIGVAKEDMALMGQLLGIKLAASEFIGYIQLADLKNVGNSIHLTYEKSIIMATYMLCGFANFASIGIQIGGIGSLAPGQRKTLSKFGMKALIGGTIASLISATIAGMIIG, from the coding sequence ATGAGAAAACTGCTTTTGCCTTGTATTGCTATATTTTTTCTTTTTACTTCAACAATAATAGCTCAAGATTTAGACAGCACAACAAAACTCGATACTATAGAAAACACTTTAGTAGTTGAAACTGAAATGGTAAAATCTATCAACGAAGACCATTCTAATCCTCCAACTGAAGATATATCTAAATCTGAAATAGAAAATACTACAAATAGTAAAATAATTCCAAGTCAAGGTTTTTCAATAAATAGTCTTTGGCGTGGTATACTGGGAATGATATCTCTAGTTTTTATAGCCTTCCTTTTTAGTAGCAATAGAAAAGCTATTAATTGGAAAATTGTAGGTATTGGTTTAGCCTTTCAATTACTTATAGCTATTGGCGTTTTAAAGGTTGAGTTCGTAAAAACAATTTTTGAATTTATTGGTGGCTTATTCGTTCAAGTACTAGAATTTACAAGAGCAGGAAGCAAATTTTTATTTGAAGGTTTAGTTGTTGATATGGATACCTTCGGCTTTATTTTTGCCTTTCAAGTATTACCAACAATCATATTCTTTTCAGCATTAACTTCTGTTTTATTCTATTTAGGCATTATTCAAAAAGTAGTTAAAGCCATGGCTTGGTTACTTTCTAAAGCTTTAAAAATTTCTGGAGCAGAAAGTTTAAGTGTTGCCGGAAACATATTTTTAGGACAAACAGAAGCACCTCTTTTAATAAAAGCTTATTTAGAAAAAATGAATAAGTCTGAGATGCTTTTAGTAATGATTGGTGGTATGGCAACCGTTGCTGGTGCTGTATTAGCAGCTTACATTGGGTTTCTTGGAGGTGACGATCCTGCTTTAAGATTATTTTATGCCAAACATTTATTAGCAGCATCTGTAATGGCAGCTCCTGGAGCAATAGTCATTTCAAAAATATTATACCCACAAACCGAAGATGTAAATACTGATGTAACTGTTTCTCAAGAAAAAATAGGTTCTAACTTTTTAGATGCTATAGCAAACGGTACAACCGAAGGTTTAAAATTGGCTGTTAATGTTGGTGCGATGCTTCTTGTTTTTGTTGCATTTATCGCCATGTTTAATGGTATTCTAGGATGGGTTGGAAATATTACTACAATTAACGATTGGGTGGTAAGCAAAACACCTTACGAAAGTTTATCATTAGAACTTATCTTAGGTTATGCTTTTGCGCCACTTATGTGGTTAATTGGTGTTGCTAAAGAAGATATGGCTTTAATGGGACAGCTTTTGGGTATCAAATTAGCAGCCAGCGAATTTATAGGTTATATCCAATTAGCAGATTTAAAAAATGTTGGTAACAGCATTCATTTAACTTATGAAAAGTCAATAATAATGGCAACCTACATGCTTTGTGGTTTTGCTAATTTTGCTTCTATTGGTATTCAAATTGGTGGTATTGGCTCATTAGCACCAGGACAACGTAAAACCCTATCTAAATTTGGCATGAAAGCTCTAATTGGAGGAACTATTGCTTCTTTAATTTCTGCTACAATTGCAGGAATGATTATTGGGTAA
- a CDS encoding dihydrofolate reductase produces the protein MFGKKKTTPQIDKDQLELIENAQKRIKQKKRLYIHFVIFLIGAIFLILANTVLGIGKEFTILGKEWFLYAILLWLFFFLYHLFNVFVTHKFMGKAWEKQQLDKLISKQQERIEQLKAGFVKEEKLIAQTQVYNETKSKTKSSELTIIVAAAENDAIGKGNQLIWHLSDDLKRFKNLTNGHHIIMGRKTFESFPKPLPNRTHVVITRQENYKAPNGVIIVNNLEDAIDASKNDTQPFIIGGGEIYKQALAFADKIELTRVHENFEADTFFPKIDSNIWKETANVFHKKDENHDYEFSFITYQRK, from the coding sequence ATGTTCGGAAAAAAGAAAACAACCCCGCAAATAGATAAAGACCAATTAGAATTAATTGAAAACGCACAAAAACGTATTAAGCAAAAAAAGCGTTTATACATACATTTCGTTATTTTTTTAATTGGAGCTATTTTTTTAATTCTTGCAAATACCGTTTTAGGTATAGGCAAAGAATTTACAATTTTAGGAAAAGAATGGTTTTTATACGCAATTCTCTTATGGCTATTCTTTTTTCTTTATCATTTATTCAATGTGTTTGTTACACATAAATTTATGGGTAAAGCATGGGAAAAACAACAATTAGATAAATTGATTTCTAAACAACAAGAACGTATAGAACAACTAAAAGCTGGTTTTGTTAAAGAAGAAAAGCTTATTGCTCAAACGCAGGTATATAATGAAACTAAAAGTAAAACCAAAAGTTCTGAGCTAACTATTATTGTTGCAGCTGCAGAAAATGATGCTATTGGTAAAGGCAATCAACTTATTTGGCATTTAAGTGATGATCTTAAACGTTTTAAAAATTTAACAAATGGTCATCATATAATTATGGGGCGCAAAACTTTTGAGAGCTTTCCTAAACCACTTCCTAATAGAACACATGTTGTTATTACAAGACAAGAAAATTATAAAGCGCCTAACGGCGTAATTATTGTTAATAATTTAGAAGATGCCATTGATGCGTCTAAAAATGACACACAACCTTTTATAATTGGTGGAGGCGAAATTTACAAACAAGCTTTAGCCTTTGCTGATAAAATTGAATTGACTCGAGTTCACGAAAATTTTGAGGCCGATACCTTTTTTCCAAAAATAGACTCAAATATCTGGAAGGAAACAGCAAATGTTTTTCACAAAAAAGATGAAAATCACGATTATGAGTTTTCGTTTATTACTTACCAGAGAAAATGA
- a CDS encoding bifunctional nuclease family protein, with product MSLVRLNIKGISYSQTQNGAYALILNEVDGERKLPIVIGAFEAQSIAIALEKEISPPRPLTHDLFKNFADRFDIVVKQVIIHKLVDGVFYSSLICERDKIEEIIDARTSDAIALALRFQAPIFTYKNILDKAGIYLKVSPKKEDETDDTQDSVLMDELIANELESSEPRESFKAKTLDELNKLLEEAVANEDYEKAAHIRDEISKRG from the coding sequence ATGAGTTTAGTAAGATTAAATATAAAAGGAATATCCTACAGCCAAACCCAAAATGGCGCTTATGCTTTAATTTTAAATGAAGTAGATGGAGAGCGAAAACTACCAATAGTAATTGGTGCTTTTGAAGCTCAATCTATAGCCATAGCTTTAGAAAAGGAAATTAGTCCTCCAAGACCTTTAACTCATGATTTATTTAAGAATTTTGCTGATAGATTTGATATTGTTGTAAAACAAGTCATAATTCATAAGCTAGTAGATGGTGTCTTTTATTCAAGTTTAATTTGCGAACGCGATAAAATTGAGGAAATTATTGATGCCAGAACCAGTGATGCTATAGCATTAGCACTTCGCTTTCAAGCACCTATTTTTACTTATAAAAACATTCTTGATAAAGCTGGCATTTACCTAAAAGTAAGTCCTAAAAAAGAGGATGAAACCGACGATACTCAAGATAGCGTTTTAATGGATGAGCTCATAGCAAACGAATTAGAATCTAGCGAACCTCGTGAAAGCTTTAAAGCAAAAACACTAGATGAGCTTAATAAACTATTAGAAGAAGCTGTTGCTAACGAAGATTATGAAAAAGCAGCTCATATTCGTGACGAAATCTCAAAACGAGGATAA
- a CDS encoding electron transfer flavoprotein subunit beta/FixA family protein, protein MKILVCISHVPDTTSKINFTDGDTKFDTNGVQFVINPNDEFGLTRAMWFKEKQGANVTVVNVGGPETEPTLRKALAIGADAAIRVNTAATDSFSVAKQLANVAKDGGYDLVIAGRESIDYNGGMVPGMIAGLTQSNFVNNCINLEIDGTSAKATREIDGGKETVSTSLPLVIGGQKGLVEESDLRIPNMRGIMMARKKPLNVVEPVDADAETTSVSFEKPAPKGAVTLVSPDNLDELVSLLHNEAKVI, encoded by the coding sequence ATGAAAATATTAGTGTGTATAAGTCATGTACCAGACACTACTTCAAAGATTAATTTTACTGATGGTGACACAAAATTTGACACCAATGGTGTACAGTTTGTAATTAACCCAAATGATGAATTTGGTTTAACAAGAGCCATGTGGTTTAAAGAAAAACAAGGTGCAAATGTAACTGTTGTAAATGTTGGTGGACCTGAAACAGAACCTACATTGCGTAAAGCTTTAGCTATTGGTGCAGATGCAGCTATACGCGTAAACACTGCTGCAACTGATAGTTTTTCAGTTGCAAAACAATTAGCTAATGTTGCTAAAGACGGTGGTTATGATTTAGTTATTGCTGGTCGTGAATCTATTGATTACAATGGTGGCATGGTACCAGGTATGATTGCAGGTTTAACACAATCAAACTTCGTTAACAACTGTATAAATCTTGAAATAGATGGAACTTCCGCGAAAGCGACAAGAGAAATTGATGGTGGAAAAGAAACCGTATCTACATCATTACCTTTAGTTATAGGCGGACAAAAAGGTTTAGTTGAAGAAAGTGATTTACGTATACCTAACATGAGAGGTATTATGATGGCCCGAAAAAAACCATTAAATGTAGTTGAACCAGTTGATGCTGATGCTGAAACGACTTCAGTTTCGTTTGAAAAACCTGCTCCAAAAGGTGCAGTAACTTTGGTTTCTCCAGATAATTTAGATGAATTAGTAAGCTTGCTTCATAACGAAGCTAAAGTGATTTAA
- the fabD gene encoding ACP S-malonyltransferase yields the protein MNAYIFPGQGAQFSGMGLDLYENSPLAQELFEQANEILGFHITDIMFEGSAEDLKETKVTQPAIFLHSVILAKTLGNSFKPDMVAGHSLGEFSALVANGTLTFEDGLKLVSQRAIAMQKACELKPSTMAAVLGLEDDVVEKVCATTEGIVVAANYNCPGQLVISGEVEAIKKACETLKNEGARRALVLPVGGAFHSPLMEPAREELAAAIENTTFSKPNCPIYQNVTANAVIDETAIKSNLISQLTAPVRWTQSVQQMIADGATLFTEVGPGKVLQGLVKKINREAETASATFETIN from the coding sequence ATGAACGCATATATATTTCCAGGTCAGGGCGCACAATTCTCAGGAATGGGCTTAGATCTTTATGAAAACTCACCTTTAGCACAAGAATTATTTGAACAGGCTAACGAAATTTTAGGGTTTCATATAACAGATATCATGTTTGAAGGATCTGCTGAAGACCTAAAAGAAACTAAAGTAACACAACCTGCCATTTTTTTACACTCTGTAATTCTAGCAAAAACTTTAGGCAACAGTTTTAAACCAGATATGGTTGCTGGTCATTCTCTTGGAGAATTTTCAGCATTGGTAGCTAATGGCACTTTAACTTTTGAAGATGGTTTAAAATTAGTGTCTCAACGTGCTATAGCAATGCAAAAAGCTTGCGAACTTAAACCAAGTACTATGGCTGCAGTTTTAGGTTTAGAAGATGATGTTGTTGAAAAAGTATGTGCTACAACTGAAGGTATTGTAGTAGCTGCCAATTATAATTGCCCTGGACAACTTGTTATTTCAGGAGAAGTTGAAGCTATAAAGAAAGCTTGTGAAACTCTAAAAAATGAAGGTGCTCGCAGAGCTTTAGTGCTACCTGTTGGTGGCGCATTTCACTCGCCATTAATGGAACCTGCTCGTGAAGAACTAGCAGCTGCAATTGAAAATACTACGTTTAGCAAACCTAACTGTCCTATTTATCAAAATGTAACAGCAAATGCTGTAATTGATGAAACAGCAATCAAATCAAATTTAATTTCTCAGTTAACCGCACCTGTTCGTTGGACTCAATCTGTTCAACAAATGATAGCAGATGGCGCTACTTTATTTACTGAAGTTGGTCCGGGTAAAGTTTTACAAGGTTTAGTAAAGAAAATTAACAGAGAAGCAGAAACAGCTTCAGCAACTTTTGAGACTATTAACTAA
- a CDS encoding thymidylate synthase, which produces MKQYHDLVKHVLENGNEKGDRTGTGTKSVFGYQMRFDLKEGFPMVTTKKLHLKSIVYELLWFLKGDTNIKYLTENGVRIWNEWADENGDLGPVYGHQWRNWNDDEIDQIKEVIHTLKNNPNSRRMLVSAWNPSVLPDTSKSFSENVANGKAALPPCHAFFQFYVADGKLSCQLYQRSADIFLGVPFNIASYALFTMMMAQVCGYQPGEFIHTFGDAHIYSNHYEQLELQLSRDIRPLPKMILNPEVKDIFDFTFDDFTLIDYNPHPHIKGVVAV; this is translated from the coding sequence ATGAAACAATATCACGATTTAGTAAAACACGTTTTAGAAAACGGTAATGAAAAAGGAGACAGAACAGGAACAGGCACTAAAAGTGTTTTTGGTTATCAAATGCGATTTGACTTAAAGGAAGGATTTCCTATGGTAACTACCAAAAAGTTACATTTAAAATCTATAGTTTACGAATTACTTTGGTTTTTAAAAGGTGATACTAATATTAAATACCTAACTGAAAACGGTGTTCGCATCTGGAATGAATGGGCTGATGAGAATGGAGATTTAGGACCTGTATATGGTCACCAATGGCGTAACTGGAATGACGATGAGATTGATCAGATAAAAGAAGTTATTCATACCCTAAAAAACAACCCAAATAGTCGTAGAATGTTAGTTTCTGCTTGGAATCCTTCGGTATTACCTGATACTTCTAAATCGTTTAGTGAAAATGTAGCTAATGGAAAAGCGGCACTCCCTCCTTGTCATGCTTTTTTTCAATTTTATGTAGCTGATGGTAAATTATCTTGTCAACTTTATCAAAGAAGTGCAGATATATTTTTAGGTGTACCTTTTAATATTGCGTCATACGCATTATTTACTATGATGATGGCTCAAGTTTGTGGTTATCAACCTGGTGAATTTATCCATACTTTTGGTGATGCTCATATTTACAGTAACCATTATGAGCAATTAGAACTTCAACTTTCAAGAGATATTAGACCATTACCTAAAATGATATTAAATCCAGAAGTAAAAGATATTTTCGATTTTACTTTTGATGATTTCACTTTAATAGATTATAACCCCCATCCACATATAAAAGGTGTGGTTGCAGTATAG
- a CDS encoding esterase family protein, giving the protein MKKLLFVCLLFLAGCNATKINDKLESTILKDNFFSNELNEHVNYEIYLPPNYKNANNHRIIYLLHGHGGSENNWFAKEEGNVKIILDSLIKIKAIKPLIAVSLNAKNTWYVDSKKLMESAYIKEFTPLIETKYNLNINTENRLIAGVSAGGFGALGFSLKYPHLFKAAILLSPAAYYPLPPDISSSRKIDVFRKNGVFNDSIWQSYSYRKLMSTKKGNITYPKFYISTGDDDAYDIFTVVADLRTFFIEYNIKNEVLVINGGHDWGVWRKCFINDLIRIFND; this is encoded by the coding sequence ATGAAAAAACTCTTGTTTGTTTGTTTGCTTTTTTTAGCTGGTTGCAATGCAACTAAAATAAACGACAAATTAGAGTCTACAATTTTAAAAGATAATTTTTTTTCTAATGAATTAAATGAGCATGTTAACTACGAGATTTATTTACCTCCTAATTACAAAAACGCAAATAATCATCGTATTATCTATTTATTACATGGCCACGGTGGCAGTGAAAATAATTGGTTTGCTAAAGAAGAAGGCAATGTTAAAATTATATTAGACAGCTTAATTAAAATTAAAGCCATAAAACCCTTAATAGCGGTATCGTTAAATGCTAAAAACACTTGGTATGTAGATAGCAAAAAACTTATGGAATCTGCTTATATTAAAGAATTTACACCTTTAATAGAAACAAAATATAACTTAAATATAAATACAGAAAACAGGTTAATTGCAGGAGTTTCTGCAGGCGGTTTCGGTGCTTTAGGTTTTAGTTTAAAATATCCTCATTTATTTAAAGCAGCAATTTTATTAAGTCCAGCAGCATATTATCCATTGCCTCCTGATATTTCTTCTTCACGTAAAATAGATGTATTTAGAAAAAATGGTGTTTTTAACGATTCTATTTGGCAATCTTACTCATATAGGAAATTAATGAGCACTAAAAAAGGAAACATTACTTATCCTAAATTTTATATTTCTACAGGCGATGACGATGCCTACGATATTTTTACAGTTGTAGCAGATTTAAGAACTTTTTTTATTGAATACAATATAAAAAACGAAGTTTTAGTAATTAACGGCGGACATGATTGGGGTGTGTGGAGAAAATGTTTTATAAACGATTTAATTAGAATTTTTAATGATTAA
- a CDS encoding electron transfer flavoprotein subunit alpha/FixB family protein, producing the protein MSVLVYTESEQGTFKKTAFEVASYAKAVANQLGTTVTAIAINTDDTSTLGNYGVDKVLNVKNAQLNEFNANAYAVAIQQAAESESAKVVVVSSSANSKYLAPLLAVGLNAGYASNVVEAPSSTSPFTVKRSAFTNKAFEITQINTDVKIVGVSNNAFGLVENSGSASAEDFSPSIPELGVTIESTDKATDKVTIADAETVVSAGRGLKGPENWGMIEELADVLGAATACSKPVSDLGWRPHSEHVGQTGKPVASNLYIAIGISGAIQHLAGINASKVKVVINTDPEAPFFKAADYGVVGDAFEVVPSLIEKLKAFKAQQ; encoded by the coding sequence ATGTCAGTTTTAGTATATACAGAATCAGAACAAGGAACATTTAAAAAAACAGCTTTTGAAGTAGCTTCTTATGCTAAAGCAGTTGCTAATCAATTAGGAACAACTGTTACAGCAATTGCTATTAACACAGACGACACCTCTACTTTAGGTAATTATGGTGTAGATAAAGTTTTAAATGTTAAAAACGCACAATTAAACGAATTTAACGCTAATGCTTATGCTGTTGCTATTCAGCAAGCTGCAGAAAGTGAAAGCGCTAAAGTTGTAGTAGTTAGCTCTAGTGCAAACAGCAAATATTTAGCGCCGCTTTTAGCTGTAGGTTTAAATGCAGGTTATGCTTCTAACGTAGTTGAAGCACCTTCAAGCACAAGCCCTTTTACAGTAAAACGTTCAGCATTTACAAATAAAGCTTTTGAAATTACTCAAATAAATACCGATGTAAAAATTGTTGGTGTTTCAAACAACGCTTTCGGTTTAGTAGAAAATAGTGGTAGCGCTTCCGCGGAAGACTTTTCGCCTTCAATTCCAGAATTAGGAGTTACAATTGAATCAACAGACAAAGCAACTGATAAAGTAACTATTGCCGATGCTGAAACTGTAGTATCTGCAGGTCGTGGTTTAAAAGGTCCTGAAAATTGGGGAATGATTGAAGAATTAGCTGATGTTTTAGGTGCTGCAACTGCTTGCTCTAAACCTGTTTCAGATTTAGGTTGGAGACCTCATAGCGAACACGTAGGACAAACAGGTAAACCGGTAGCTTCTAACCTTTATATTGCTATTGGTATTTCTGGTGCAATTCAACATTTAGCAGGTATTAATGCCTCTAAAGTAAAAGTAGTTATTAACACAGATCCTGAAGCGCCTTTCTTTAAAGCTGCAGACTATGGTGTTGTTGGTGATGCTTTTGAAGTTGTACCTTCACTTATTGAAAAATTAAAAGCGTTTAAAGCGCAACAATAA